AAGAGTCTGGAGCGTGTGCGCGGTCAGGTCCTCGACCGAGCGGCGCTTAGACCCGGCCAATCCGTGCTTGATCTTGGTGCCGGTGAAGGGCTTCTTGCCCTGGAGGCCAGACGAAAGGTTTCGCAGACGGGGCACGTCGTTGCCCTTGATATCTCGACCGATGCGCTCCGCGTGTGCGCAGCCCGGGGGCGCCGCGCCCGAACCCGCATCGGCGCTCTCGATCCGGTGGCGGGCGACGCTCTCCAGCTTCCTTTCGCGTCCGAAGCGTTCGATGCAGTCGTCGCCCGATCAGTGCTCATGCATGTCAGCGATAAGCAAGGATCCATCCGTGAGGTGGCCCGCGTGCTCCGCCCAGGAGGAATCGCCTCGGTGTTCGAGGCGGTCTCTACGGTTGGGGTACGAGGCGCTGACGAGGAAGCGGAAGCGATCGCTAAGACCCTTCCCGACTACCCTCGCATCCGGCGGATGGCCTGGGATCGTGATGCGAGTCCTATGGTGGGTTGGGATGAGCGTGACCTAATCAGATGGTTCACCGCCGCTGGCTTCCGCAGCCTGCAGATGGAGTATCGGGAAACACACGTCCGGGGCGGGCGGACGATAACTCGGGATGACGTTTTGCGCCGTCTAGCGATGCGGCCTAATCCCTCAGCTCTTTCGCACGAAGAGGCGGCGCATGCCCTCTTGGGTCATGACGCTCCAGCCTATCTCGAAGCACTTTCCAAGCTTCTTGTGGATCGAGGCCACGAAGCGCATCATGGCCTCGTTCTGTTATCGGCGCATAGGTAGTTGTGATGCTCATAGACGCAGTTCTTAGTGGGGACAGCCGTACAACTTGCGGCTGGAACGGACCGTCCGGCGCTACGCGCCGTCCGGCCGCTCAGCCGCCAAATCGTTGAACAGCTTTCCAAAGGAAGGTGACGCATGACCGCAGCGGTTCTCTCCAAACATCAAATTGGTCGGGCAATCGGAACGGCCGCAGCCGCGCTCTCAACATTGATGGCCGGCCTCCTCGTCGTCTGGCTATTCGACGAACCGTCTGAACAATCTCTCGTCTGGTTGTTCGTTGGACCTATCGGGCTCGTGATCGCTGTGATCGGCGTCTGGGCTTGGTGGCAGGGCAGATGGGCCCTCGCCGCGGTCGGTATGTGGGTAGCGGCAGCTGCAGACATCGCGTGGTACAGCGCCGTCCTTCTCCCCGTTACCTTGGCACTCATCGCGACGATTCTCGCGTTCAAGAAGCGAGGGACTCTCGCATGAACCTGTTCAACCCGCGGATGCAACGGACGCTCGCTTGCGCTCGCGCCGCTGATCCGCCAAGTCGTTACCCCGCGTAGCGCTCGCGCGCCCGGCGCGGTCTTGTACTCATCGGCCGGTCGATGCGCGATCACGCGCGGTGACTCGTCCCAGTTGCTTGCCGACGTGCAGGTCCACGGAGGCTTGGTATCGAACCGTGCTGGACAAGTGTCTCGTGCTACAACCTAGATGCGGATGATCGGTGGTCGGCTCAGTGCGGTGCTGCGATGCGGATCGGGGGTCTCGAACAACCGTGATTGGGAAGGGCAAAC
The window above is part of the Actinomycetota bacterium genome. Proteins encoded here:
- a CDS encoding methyltransferase domain-containing protein — protein: MDRSLGHFHTDNSRLDPTLGFASRGSIARTLYGPARMKTEGNWAEWLSEGRVRGASANQRKRMNKSLERVRGQVLDRAALRPGQSVLDLGAGEGLLALEARRKVSQTGHVVALDISTDALRVCAARGRRARTRIGALDPVAGDALQLPFASEAFDAVVARSVLMHVSDKQGSIREVARVLRPGGIASVFEAVSTVGVRGADEEAEAIAKTLPDYPRIRRMAWDRDASPMVGWDERDLIRWFTAAGFRSLQMEYRETHVRGGRTITRDDVLRRLAMRPNPSALSHEEAAHALLGHDAPAYLEALSKLLVDRGHEAHHGLVLLSAHR